The genomic window GAGCCGCAGTCGGTGGACTTTGGGGATCCCGGCTTTCTGAACAAGGCCAACCGCCGCATCCTGAAGCTGACCAAAGGGCTGATCAAGGAGCCGCTCAAAAGCGTGGACCCAAAcatggtgctgatgctgctcaACTACCTGTACTTCAAAGGTGAGAGAAAAATCTGGCCCGCTTTCAAGTGAGGCGTGAGAAGTTTACAGCACATCCGTCTGCTCTGTTGCTTCGATTTGAGACAAAAAGTAAACACATGACTCTTATTTGTTTGTACAAACAGGTACATGGGAACAGAAATTCCCGAAAGAAATGACTCACTATCGCAACTTCAGAGTTAACGAAAAGACAAACGTGCGTGTGCCAATGATGGCCAACAAGGGGAACTATCTGGCTGCTGCCGACCACGAACTAGAGTGCGACATCCTCCAGGTGGGTGGCGTCTTGCGGACTTCAGATCTCAACTTGGTCCCTAGAGACAAACAGCACGCGGGTCTTTAAAACGAGATGTTCTTATTTTTCAGCTCCCTTACACAGGAGAAATCAGCATGCTCATTGCCTTGCCGAGGAAGATCACCGGCATGAGGACCTTGGAGCAGGAGATCTCTCCCACTGTTGTCAACAAGTGGCtcaaaaacatgacaaacagggAAGCAGCATTCTCACAAGAAGCTAAATACGAATGTGGAATAAACTTTCatagggtgaaaaaaaaaaaaaaaaaaaggagctgaaAATGTTTAGACCCGATGGTTTAAAAGCTTTTTCTGTGCCTCCCTTCAGGACCCGAGAGGTGGTGCTACCTCGGTTCAAACTGGAGCAGAACTATGACCTGATTGCAAATCTGAAGGAGATGGGCCTCACTGACTTGTTCCACGAGAGTGGAGATTTCTCTGGAATGACCTCAGAGAAGGTCTACATGAACTGGGTGAGTAAAGACAGAATCAGTCTGAGGCAAGCTTCTAAAGAAAAGGGAACACCTTATCGTCTTCACTCAATAACAATACAGACTATTTCATACTAATGGAAGCCCTCTGGTCTCCTTCCCCAGCTGAAGCACCAAGGAACCATCACTGTGAATGAGGAGGGGACCGAGGCTGCTGCTCTGACCCAGATGGGCTTCATGCCCCTCTCCTCTCAGATCCACTTCACCGTGGACCGGCCCTTCCTCTTCCTGATCTACGAGCACCGCACAGACTGCCTTGTGTTTATAGGCCGGGTGGTCAATCCTTCACAGAACTAAACGTAACCAAAAAAATGTTTGGTTCGGAACATCCAACTAAAACATTCCTGATTTAAATACATGGGGTGTTgttttgttaataataaatgtcTTCCGTTGTTACAACATGTTCATGGAACATGATGTAAGGAGTCTTTATATGcatgttgtcttgtttttcGAGTCTGACTAAACAAAAGTCTGTTTATCTGtctgttaatgttttattttgtgcaatGAGGCAAGTGCATGAATGTgctaaaagaaaagacattatGTAACGGTCATTAACCCAATGTCGCAATGTAATAATTGCAGAAAGActatgaaaacatgaacacacaagggaaaaataaattatacaaaactACTAGCCAAGGATTTCTGTGTATAAAATATAAGGAGACCGCtttagtgaaaaaaaaaaagaggaaaatatgtgttttcttgtattattttgtcatATTCTTAATCataaaactaatatatatatatatatatatatatatatacatatatatatatatacatatatatacatacatacatatagacacacacacacacacacacacatttccatgtatgtatatgttctGAAACGGTCTTAATTCAATACAGATGCCTCCATATGACCTACATAGGTAAACAAGACCATCAACAAGCAAtctgagagttttttttaaaaaaaggacactaCCGCTTTCGTCCACGGTGACCGCCGAAATCAACTCAAAATGAGGGTTTTTTCCTGTAGTGGCTTCAGTTAtgaaataattgaattaatgaCCACAATTTACCAGCATTCAGAAGTGAACTGGTGACACAAATGTTCTGCAGCGAATAGGGTAAATATTTGTTGACCGAGTTAAACGCTAACTAACCTCTACGTTCATCTGAAGCGCTCCAACACTGTAGATCATTTAACTGTGGCCTTTCAACACAAAGTCTTCTCAAAATTAACCTTCATCGTATCACATACTCACCACAGCAATCACTGGAATGAGGACTCCCAGATTTCCAGCACTACTTGACGCctaaggaagaaaaaaaaagaaaccattaCCAATTCACCGACTTTGCTGCTGTCGATTTCCTGCAGCGCTCACATGCATTTATAGCGCGCACCTTCAGAGCTGGTCCTTTGTCTGAGGCCCTCTCACTGGCTCTCTTTCCCTCCAGGCCCAGCTGGACAAACAACTCCAAAAGATTCACCATCAGTTCATCCACGAGTTGCTCCCCCTGGAGGTTGGCTGCAATGTTGGCCAGAGCATTTATCACTGCCAGAGAGCAGTGCCTTGGGTGGGAGGGAAGAAGGCAAAGATGGAGGGATCAGTTGAACACAAACAAGACCAACTTTATCATAGATAAGGACCCTCAAATGAGTGACACGAATATGCATTACTACTTAGTACGGAGTGAGCGAGCAGGTAGTAGACGCTGACCTGTAGCCGTGGTCTCTGTAGTCTTTGGTAGCCGAATAGACCACCGAGCTGGCCTTCACACTGATCTGCTGGAACAGGTTCCACCCCTCCTGGTAGATGTATTGCTACATGACAAACAGGCAGGAATAAGGTAGACgcaaggggggaggagggggatgtTGGGCCTGCCgctacacaaatacatttttttttatttgcaacccccccccccccacccccagcccCCAATTCAAAAATCTTATGTTCCAGAGGAAGGCATTTGGTAATTGATCTGTAGCCGGTGTTTGAGGTCAGATCCTTTTCCAGTATTTTTCCTAATTGTAGTCTGTCGCACT from Cyclopterus lumpus isolate fCycLum1 chromosome 9, fCycLum1.pri, whole genome shotgun sequence includes these protein-coding regions:
- the serpind1 gene encoding LOW QUALITY PROTEIN: heparin cofactor 2 (The sequence of the model RefSeq protein was modified relative to this genomic sequence to represent the inferred CDS: deleted 1 base in 1 codon), coding for MWVITVISVACLLVGPSLAGIKDLSSHFADPEPEPRGFELGGAVDMDAIPLEFHKENTVTNDLVFDGFEDEDYIDFDKILAAGSDDYIEGDAIDEIATPAPDIDIFAKPSDPKIRRARLLRLFHGRSRLRRLNVINAHFGFNLYRSLRNDVNQSDNILLAPAGISVAMGMMSLGAGPGTRDQIYGALGFADFVNASHHYDNTTVHKLFRKLTHRLFRRNFGYTLRSVNDVYVKRDVAMNDAFRAGTKAYYFAEPQSVDFGDPGFLNKANRRILKLTKGLIKEPLKSVDPNMVLMLLNYLYFKGTWEQKFPKEMTHYRNFRVNEKTNVRVPMMANKGNYLAAADHELECDILQLPYTGEISMLIALPRKITGMRTLEQEISPTVVNKWLKNMTNRTREVVLPRFKLEQNYDLIANLKEMGLTDLFHESGDFSGMTSEKVYMNWLKHQGTITVNEEGTEAAALTQMGFMPLSSQIHFTVDRPFLFLIYEHRTDCLVFIGRVVNPSQN